The genome window TTGTTGGAGATATTGTGAAAATATTAGGTGCTGCTTCAGTATCCAAAGTATTTTTACCAAAAGACTAAAAGGTTTTTTAACCTTTCTTTTTTTTATTTTTTAGATTTTTATGAAACTTCTTTTAAGAGGGCATCACCTTTTATGCCTTAAAGGTTTTCAGGGGTATGGCTACAGTGACGATTTTGTTGAAAACATGACTGAAGTCAATCATGCGCGCAAAAGAGAAAACACCAGAATAACATTAACAAACACACCTGATGACATCTGCAGGTGCTGTCCAAATTTAAAGGACGATATCTGTGAAAACTGCAAACAAAATGAAAGAATCGTTCACATGGATAATGAAGTTCTAAAAAGATTGGATGCATCAAAGGACTATGATGCAATAGAACTTTTTGAAAAAATTGACGGCATTTTCAATTCAAAGGAAAGTGTTCGTGAAATCTGCTTTAATTGTTCATGGCATGAAAAATGTCTATTTTATCAAAAGTTATGATTTTACCGATAGCTTTAAATACTATATAATAAATATACTATATTGTTGTATAAATACGACATGCATATAATTAGTCCCGTAGGGTAGTGGTAATCCTTCTAGGCTTTGGACCCGGAGACGGCGGTTCGACTCCGCTCGGGACTATTTTATTACTAACTATTTTTATTGATTTTTTATGGAAAAGCTTTTACTTATTGGAATTGATACAAGAAGTATGCTTAACAGTGCATTAAAGCTAAATTATGAAATTTATTCTACAAGTTATTTTTCAACTTCAGATACTCCTCAAATTAAAAACCAGAAAATCATACTAAATG of uncultured Methanobrevibacter sp. contains these proteins:
- a CDS encoding DUF1284 domain-containing protein, coding for MKLLLRGHHLLCLKGFQGYGYSDDFVENMTEVNHARKRENTRITLTNTPDDICRCCPNLKDDICENCKQNERIVHMDNEVLKRLDASKDYDAIELFEKIDGIFNSKESVREICFNCSWHEKCLFYQKL